The sequence TTTTTTGGATTTCAtgaataaaatagaatacatacatataaacaaaaacaaaaatgttaaacGTGAATTCACAAGATGCTCTTTAGCATAATATATAACAAGTGTTAATAGACTTTGTCGGTTATTTGTATAAAAATAGTCATTATTCAAACTGAAAAttgtatataaatacaaattgacaatatctttctttttatgcTATTTGAATGAACGGTTCACATGCCTTAGAGCCTTTAAAGCCGGTATAATATATTCCTAAGATGATCATATCCAATAAGCTTATTATATGGGATACCATTGACTTATTTTTGACATTGATAATTTGGATTTTGCAACTTCTATGCAGAGTCTTAAATCATATTACACCAATGTCAAAcataaccaatatatatatatatatatatatatttttttttttttttattaaaagagaACATGTCAATAACGTTTCACATTCTCATTTTGACATTGTATTTAAGATTGTCTAaaacaatcaaaaaataaagttaCTTTAACATGGTAAAACATGTTAGTGATAAAACCATTGTTATATCATGTAATGGTTCAGAATTCAAATCGTTTATTACtgttacaaaaacaaaacatgaTATGCCTCAATGATGATTCATCAATAAAATCATCTTCTTCATTTAGAAGAAAGTCATTTATACACTAACCTCATATTGTATATAgagcacacacacacatatatatatatatatatatttcaaaacaaTAGTcattaaattgttgtttttatttttattttttgaaaaacaagtaTGCAGAAAAGTGTTATATGTAATACCTACGTAATGTCATTGAcgtcatttttaattattatccgCAATATGTAAAttcaaaattctacaaccatacataacgttatttatatttttaggtaAATCTATATAGTACTGTTATTTAATACTAACAGTTGAAAAGAGCATTGGAAATGAGAAAAAGCAATGCCATGTAGGCAGGGTTGCACGGTAAACTCCAAGAGAGTCTGATCTGTATTGACACGTTGTCGGTAAAGCTGTGACATTAAATGTTGCCTAacggaaaaaacaaaaaaggttcgCTTTGTTGATGACGAGTTCGGTTTTTTCAGTGGACATGAGCGTTTTGGATATCAAGCGGAAGCAATCTAACTAAAGTCAAAAATCTTTCTAGAAAGCTAACAATGGTTGGCTGTAAAAGTCACCAACCAATTCCATTTAATGTGTGAATTGGGGTTTTGTGCGCTGAGGTTGGTAGTTTATCTCTCTGTTTTTATGGGAAACAAAgtggaaaaacagaaaaaaatgcaaatagaaaaatgaaaaagaaaacaaatgggTCATTTTCCAAGCTTTCTTTTCATTACTTCGTTTGCTTATTGACTCtatcaaatccttaaaatctaACACCACCCGATTCCCTTtcatattcatttatatttgataatttataataaatggaTACactatttgtttttcaattattttgccACTATGTCTCTTCTTTgatctttctctttcttaagAGTTTGGGTTTTTGCATTTGCACCCGCGGACCTATTACAGCCTAACAGCCTTATAGCTTCCACctgtttgaaaaaataacaactaaaaGTTCAGTCAggctttcatatatatatatatatatatattgctttccTTTTCGAAAATCAGTTTGTGGGTTCTggattcttgttgttgttgttgttgttgttgttttgcgGTTTTATTTCCTGTGCTTTTAACTggtttggattttatttggatGGTTTAGATTGAAGAAGAGATGCGGTTAAGAATTTGGCCGTGAAAGGAAAACCAAATTGTGCTGAGCAATGGGTTGTAGTTGCTTTGGTGCACTGAATTGGTGTAAAGGAAAGAATGGCTCCGGCGAGCCAGAGACACCAGGTGAGAGATGCATGATGATCTTAGCTGTAAAAGCTTCCCTTAATTTAGTAaccataaatttatttattatttttttttaacaaaaaatgattTCAGCCTATTTGTTATTTCAAGCAAAGGGGTTCTGTTAAATGTCCaattattattcaaataaatcAGGGAATTCTATGAGCAATAGACAAAAACTTTTGAGCAAGTATTCAACTAATGTATGCATTCAGTTAGCTGTTCAAAAATGATTATTCAAGATATGGGACAGAATGAAAAAGTATGCAAATATAGACATTGTCTATCTAGGTTTTGAATGTCTCTTTAAAAAGGCACTCTTCCAAAAAAGACATGTAAGCTATTGGcagacttttcttttttcttctttttccctcCGCCTTTTTTCCTGCTGGAGAATTTCACCTCAAGTGCCtgtatattttcttttgttgcATGTTTAGGGATTATCACCAGCAATCTAAGGATGCTTTCTTATAATTCATTGAGATCAGCAACGGGGAACTTCCATCCATCAAGCAGAATTGGTGGTGGAGGTTATGGAGTTGTCCATAGGGTGAGACTGATGATAATTTTTATCTTGAACTTCTTTATTGTTGCTATATTTTTTTCGTTATTTCGAGGGTTGGGGGACGGTGAGGGCCTAAAGCAGAATAGGTTGAGATTTGGGGAAGGGGAAAGATAGATTGTTAGCATTgtttttctcttgtttttacTCTATCCTTACATGCTTAAACAATTTATACTTGCAGGGAGTTCTAAGAGATGGTACACAAGTTGCCATAAAATCTCTTTCCGTAGAATCTAAACAAGGAACGAATGAATTTTTGACAGAGATTAGCATGATATCGACTATACGACATCCAAACCTTGTTGAGCTCCTTGGTTGTTGTGTTGAGGGCAATCATCGAATATTGGTTTATGAGTATATGGAGAACAACAGTCTTGCAAGTTGTTTGCTTGGTAAGCATCAGATTACTGAAGTTTGTTGAATTGGCTTCTAACCGAGTTGATTGCTAAGTAGTTTTCGGATCTTGGGGAACTTGTGAAGGTGGAAGTGTAATTTCTAATCCGTCGAGCATTCATTGTTTGCTAATATGCAATAAACATTTTCGCaggtttaaaaagaaaacatgcTGCTCTGGATTGGCCGAGAAGATCTTTGATTTGCCGGGGAACTGCTTCTGGTCTTGCATTTCTTCATGAGGAAGCTGAACCAAATGTTGTCCACAGAGATATCAAGGCTAGCAATATACTTCTTGATGGAAATTTTCACCCTAAAATTGGAGATTTTGGACTGGCAAAACTTTTTCCCGACAATGTCACTCATGTTAGTACTCGAGTGGCAGGAACTGTGTAAGCTTTGTTAAAATTTGCATTCATTCTACTCTCCCCCCAGGTTATTTTCCCTGTTGGTTAGAAAATCTGGTTTAGTGTAGTTTTTCACATCGAGATAAAATACTGGAACTTTATGTTCAATTTTGCTGATGGTTTATGATTTACTGCTTCCAAGTAGCCCCAAGTTTTGGCAGTCTTTTGGTAGTGTAAATATCATAGAAAAGCAATATCTGTAGCTGTAGGTACTGATATGATACACTTGTTTGGTGTTTCTTCTAATTTATTCTTCAAttcttttctttcaatatttctctttggaaaataattttatattcccTGCAGGGGATACCTGGCCCCAGAATATGCACTTTTAGGACAGCTTACTAAGAAAGCAGATGTGTACAGTTTTGGGGTGCTGATGCTTGAAATCATTAGTGGCAGAAGTAGTAGCAAGGCTGCTTTTGGAGAGGAACTATTGGTTCTGGTGGAATGGGTATTTTTCTGAACTTTTATCATCAGTAACACTGTGGTTAGTCCCCCAAAAGAATAGAAATTTAATTGAACTTGCTTCTCTGAGTTTTCTTAGCTTCTTCTACAAATTGTCTTTATCTTCATAAAACATCGTGATCATATGGAGCAAATAGAAATATAACACGTCATTTCTGGAGGAAGTGCCTTTGtttccttgttttcttttatcttttattttcaatagaAGACAT comes from Ziziphus jujuba cultivar Dongzao chromosome 6, ASM3175591v1 and encodes:
- the LOC107430834 gene encoding putative serine/threonine-protein kinase, whose protein sequence is MGCSCFGALNWCKGKNGSGEPETPGIITSNLRMLSYNSLRSATGNFHPSSRIGGGGYGVVHRGVLRDGTQVAIKSLSVESKQGTNEFLTEISMISTIRHPNLVELLGCCVEGNHRILVYEYMENNSLASCLLGLKRKHAALDWPRRSLICRGTASGLAFLHEEAEPNVVHRDIKASNILLDGNFHPKIGDFGLAKLFPDNVTHVSTRVAGTVGYLAPEYALLGQLTKKADVYSFGVLMLEIISGRSSSKAAFGEELLVLVEWTWKLREEGRLLEIVDPELTEYPESEVTRFIKVALFCTQAAARQRPNMRQVEQMLSKEVHLNESLLTEPGVYRGHLSRQSGGGASSSGTSSSQADKRKQKGNPFITSTQSDVAHSVTQMFPR